Proteins co-encoded in one Thermoplasmatales archaeon genomic window:
- the albA gene encoding DNA-binding protein Alba, whose product MQQENVIFVGNKPPMNYVLAAITQLNSGANKVAIKARGRAISRAVDVAEIVRRRFVPDAKIEDVKIFTEELTNEQGGKVNVSCIEIYLAR is encoded by the coding sequence ATGCAGCAAGAAAATGTAATCTTTGTGGGAAATAAACCGCCAATGAATTATGTGCTGGCAGCAATAACACAGCTTAACTCTGGAGCGAACAAAGTAGCAATAAAGGCGAGGGGAAGAGCTATCTCCAGAGCTGTCGATGTTGCAGAGATTGTCAGAAGAAGGTTTGTGCCAGATGCAAAGATAGAAGATGTAAAGATATTCACCGAAGAACTAACTAATGAGCAGGGCGGAAAAGTAAATGTTTCCTGTATAGAAATTTACCTCGCCAGATAA
- a CDS encoding phenylacetate--CoA ligase family protein — MNPLLNPLFSARILKHYLTDIKRAWKSEEEIKRYQDKAIKKVVRYAYKVPLYHEKYKKAGIKPEDIRGIKDLKKLPVITKDDIIEFYPDKILPKNYKKEKISVSTSGSSGKAITIFKDLELIMVEAIFALRQLFTYGISWRKDKITNIGDFSVPKTSDEECLRKGLIRNLSPLFSFKNYQNLYTGEEVNILLNKIEEFSPKLIVGYTSVLMGIAYLRKKYGRIEPDYIISSGEVLDNYSRKYIEEAFNCDVLDLYATTEGGSIAFECLEKSFHINSDFSYLEILDENLEEVGENEHGNVVITRLHASATPIIRYIGLNDIASISQDRCNCGQNTPLLHSLGGRKKDVIILEGGTIIPPATLPMPLVEIFERSESKGIKRYQFIQDRVGKVEIRIEAEEEVGEEFLEGIRNAYEKFFKGRAKVEVREKEAEKVGYSYPMVISKVNIENEIQKNIK; from the coding sequence ATGAATCCTCTGCTTAATCCATTATTCTCTGCAAGAATTTTAAAACATTATTTAACAGACATAAAAAGAGCATGGAAAAGCGAGGAGGAAATTAAAAGATATCAGGATAAAGCAATCAAAAAAGTAGTCAGATACGCATATAAGGTTCCACTTTATCATGAAAAATATAAAAAGGCTGGTATAAAGCCAGAAGATATTAGAGGTATAAAAGATTTAAAAAAATTACCTGTTATTACGAAAGATGATATCATAGAATTTTATCCAGATAAAATATTACCAAAAAACTATAAAAAGGAAAAAATTTCTGTCAGCACTTCGGGCTCGTCTGGCAAAGCTATTACAATCTTTAAAGATTTAGAGTTAATAATGGTTGAGGCAATTTTTGCGCTAAGACAGCTTTTTACTTATGGAATAAGCTGGAGGAAAGATAAAATAACAAATATAGGTGATTTTTCGGTTCCAAAAACAAGTGATGAAGAATGTTTGAGAAAAGGATTGATAAGGAATTTATCTCCATTATTCTCTTTTAAAAATTATCAAAATTTATATACGGGTGAAGAAGTAAATATTTTATTAAATAAAATAGAAGAATTTTCCCCGAAACTTATAGTGGGTTATACAAGTGTTTTGATGGGTATAGCATATCTCAGAAAAAAATATGGAAGAATTGAGCCAGATTATATAATCTCAAGTGGGGAAGTTTTAGACAATTATTCAAGAAAATATATTGAAGAAGCTTTTAATTGCGATGTATTAGATCTCTATGCAACAACGGAAGGTGGTTCAATAGCTTTTGAATGTCTTGAAAAAAGTTTTCACATAAACAGCGATTTCTCCTATTTGGAGATTCTTGATGAGAACCTTGAAGAGGTGGGCGAAAATGAACACGGAAATGTTGTAATAACCCGCCTGCATGCGAGCGCGACCCCCATCATAAGATATATCGGGCTTAATGACATCGCATCTATCTCTCAAGACAGATGCAATTGCGGGCAAAATACCCCTCTACTTCACTCATTGGGCGGAAGGAAAAAAGACGTGATAATACTTGAAGGAGGAACAATTATTCCGCCAGCAACCCTGCCCATGCCGCTTGTAGAAATTTTTGAAAGGAGTGAAAGCAAGGGGATAAAAAGATATCAGTTTATTCAGGATAGGGTGGGGAAGGTTGAGATAAGAATTGAAGCAGAGGAGGAGGTTGGAGAGGAATTTCTTGAAGGAATAAGAAATGCTTATGAAAAATTTTTTAAGGGAAGGGCTAAAGTGGAGGTAAGGGAAAAAGAAGCTGAGAAAGTGGGTTATTCGTATCCAATGGTTATATCGAAAGTAAATATAGAAAATGAAATACAGAAAAATATTAAATGA